A part of Arachis hypogaea cultivar Tifrunner chromosome 12, arahy.Tifrunner.gnm2.J5K5, whole genome shotgun sequence genomic DNA contains:
- the LOC112726900 gene encoding uncharacterized protein isoform X1, whose translation MIKNRPLEILEVQFCKLIRYWSLPDIKAISAKNTKNRSKQTCPHQMGSTNFGIVHKQLTKLRNRLEAGENDEDAFVGVLGKDQPGRVRCYGASITRSSLKKDEEIHHIKVEYNAHVSSLEKKMDGVCGLLKVLVHQINPGMSDEEVAALMQAAQNSSLDTSSSRAKNTPCSSESTHIPHKDDGSGQNNFARNG comes from the exons ATGATAAAGAACCGACCATTAGAGATTCTCGAGGTTCAATTTTGCAAACTAATTCGGTATTGGAGTCTTCCGGATATCAAG GCCATCTCTGCTAAGAATACTAAAAATAGGTCAAAGCAAACATGTCCTCACCAAATGGGATCCACAAATTTTGGAATAGTGCATAAGCAGCTG ACTAAACTTCGAAACCGCTTAGAGGCAGGAGAAAATGATGAGGATGCATTTGTAGGAGTGTTAGGAAAGGACCAACCAGGTCGAGTTCGTTGTTATGGGGCTTCGATTACAAGAAGCTCTCTTAAAAAGGATGAGGAGATTCACCACATAAAAGTTGAATACAACGCTCATGTCTCATCATTAGAGAAGAAGATGGACGGTGTATGTGGTTTATTAAAGGTATTGGTGCACCAAATCAACCCTGGAATGAGCGATGAAGAGGTAGCAGCCTTAATGCAAGCTGCCCAAAATTCTTCTTTGGATACCTCAAGTAGCAGAGCAAAAAATACTCCCTGCTCCTCCGAATCAACTCACATTCCACACAAAGATGAT GGCAGTGGTCAAAACAATTTTGCTCGCAATGGATGA
- the LOC112726900 gene encoding uncharacterized protein isoform X3: MKKMRKMKKMSLMMMMQMMRVVEDKLVMKILMIDGRWNFFQGQLVGPTKEVVSDLNQLLGTTVRNPRFVTLLYTSWHGVPKKLKEDIWEYVNQKFVLPISSKPWIMRALCCAWKKYKWQNKNRTFLEVQHKERNDKEPTIRDSRGSILQTNSVLESSGYQD, translated from the exons ATGAAaaagatgaggaagatgaagaaaatgagcttgatgatgatgatgcaaatGATGCGGGTAGTGGAGGACAAGCTAGTAATGAAG ATTTTAATGATCGACGGGAGGTGGAATTTTTTTCAAGGGCAGCTTGTAGGTCCAACCAAGGAGGTTGTATCTGACCTCAACCAACTATTGGGCACAACAGTTAGAAACCCTCGTTTTGTGACTTTGTTATATACTAGTTGGCATGGTGTGCCTAAAAAACTCAAAGAGGACATATGGGAGTATGTCAAT CAAAAGTTCGTTCTTCCCATAAGTTCAAAGCCTTGGATAATGCGGGCACTTTGTTGTGCATGGAAAAAATACAAATggcaaaataaaaatagaacattTCTTGAAGTACAACACAAAGAAAGAAATGATAAAGAACCGACCATTAGAGATTCTCGAGGTTCAATTTTGCAAACTAATTCGGTATTGGAGTCTTCCGGATATCAAG ACTAA
- the LOC112726900 gene encoding uncharacterized protein isoform X2: MIKNRPLEILEVQFCKLIRYWSLPDIKTKLRNRLEAGENDEDAFVGVLGKDQPGRVRCYGASITRSSLKKDEEIHHIKVEYNAHVSSLEKKMDGVCGLLKVLVHQINPGMSDEEVAALMQAAQNSSLDTSSSRAKNTPCSSESTHIPHKDDGSGQNNFARNG; encoded by the exons ATGATAAAGAACCGACCATTAGAGATTCTCGAGGTTCAATTTTGCAAACTAATTCGGTATTGGAGTCTTCCGGATATCAAG ACTAAACTTCGAAACCGCTTAGAGGCAGGAGAAAATGATGAGGATGCATTTGTAGGAGTGTTAGGAAAGGACCAACCAGGTCGAGTTCGTTGTTATGGGGCTTCGATTACAAGAAGCTCTCTTAAAAAGGATGAGGAGATTCACCACATAAAAGTTGAATACAACGCTCATGTCTCATCATTAGAGAAGAAGATGGACGGTGTATGTGGTTTATTAAAGGTATTGGTGCACCAAATCAACCCTGGAATGAGCGATGAAGAGGTAGCAGCCTTAATGCAAGCTGCCCAAAATTCTTCTTTGGATACCTCAAGTAGCAGAGCAAAAAATACTCCCTGCTCCTCCGAATCAACTCACATTCCACACAAAGATGAT GGCAGTGGTCAAAACAATTTTGCTCGCAATGGATGA